One genomic region from Nymphalis io chromosome 18, ilAglIoxx1.1, whole genome shotgun sequence encodes:
- the LOC126775274 gene encoding glucose dehydrogenase [FAD, quinone]-like: MRSIIIVTGVILLLPNEEIVTAYQEEFYNERTVSYDYAQSMPCEEYCNEYKKIKKREDKFSTPIRSRIVETMLKSPMFAFNRSQPNIFSAFRDNYELPLEFKGPLKEYDFIVVGAGSAGSVLASRLSAGRKASVLLLEAGQGEAILTGVPILAPLLQQTTYVWPYLMEHQPGVCMGMENERCFWPRGKAVGGTSVVNYMIYTRGNKKDWDRIAAKGNYGWSYDDVIPYYIKSERANLREFQDSPWHGRNGELSVEDVPFRSKLSKAFLDSAKLLGHRQVDYNSPDSFGVNHIQATISRGIRMSSARAFLHNKKKRKNLHILTNSQVTKLLIDSHSKTATGVEFVRNGQRYKIRAKKEVILSAGPIESPHLLMLSGIGPRAHLESMGIPVIQDLKVGESLYDHITFPSIVFTLNSTRLTLVEKKVANIENMAQYTQFGDGPFSSLAGVETIGYIKTNVSDEEEEFPDLELIEGCASLASDEGTALARGIHMADWLYRDVYKPIEDIESFTVLFMLLHPKSKGYLKLRSKNPFDYPKLYGNYLTHPKDVATMIAGIRYVIRMVNSPPFQKYGATLYTKKFPNCKQFDFGTDNYWECALRTVTMTLHHQISTCKMGPASDPEAVVDPELRVYGIKKLRVADSSIIPNTIAAHTNAPAIMIGEKCADMIKNTWGLN, translated from the exons ATGAGAAGCATAATAATTGTGACCGGTGTTATATTGCTATTACCTAATGAGGAAATAGTAACGGCGTATCAAGaagaattttataatgaacGGACCGTTTCCTACGATTACGCCCAATCAATGCCATGTGAAGaatattgtaatgaatataaaaaaattaaaaagagggAGGACAAATTTTCAACGCCCATTAGAAGTAGAATCGTTGAAACTATGTTAAAATCTCCTATGTTCGCATTTAACAGATCCCAACCTAACATATTTTCGGCATTCAGGGATAATTATGAATTACCTTTAG AATTTAAAGGACCTCTTAAAGAATACGATTTCATAGTAGTCGGTGCAGGATCAGCAGGAAGTGTTCTCGCCTCCCGGCTTAGTGCAGGACGGAAGGCTTCCGTTTTATTATTAGAAGCCGGACAGGGCGAAGCTATCCTAACGGGAGTACCGATTTTAGCTCCCTTGTTGCAACAAACAACGTACGTGTGGCCATACTTAATGGAACATCAACCAGGGGTGTGCATGG GTATGGAAAATGAAAGATGTTTCTGGCCAAGAGGGAAGGCAGTTGGCGGCACGAGTGTTGTCAATTACATGATTTACACAAGGGGTAACAAAAAGGACTGGGACAGAATTGCAGCTAAGGGAAATTACGGatg GTCATATGACGATGTAattccttattatattaaatcagaGCGAGCAAATCTTCGAGAATTTCAAGATTCGCCTTGGCACGGTAGAAATGGTGAATTGAGTGTAGAAGATGTTCCATTCAG GTCAAAATTATCAAAAGCTTTTCTAGACTCTGCAAAGTTATTAGGACACAGACAGGTTGATTATAATAGTCCCGACAGTTTCGGTGTCAATCACATTCAAGCAACCATCAGTCGCGGTATAAGGATGAGTAGCGCCAGGGCGTTTTTACataacaaaaagaaaagaaaaaacttaCATATTTTAACTAACAGCCAGGTTACTAAATTATTGATTGATTCACACAGTAAAACAGCTACAGGTGTTGAATTTGTAAGGAATGGACAGAGGTATAAAATACGTGCAAAAAAAGAAGTTATTCTTTCAGCTGGTCCTATTGAATCTCCACATTTACTTATGTTATCAGGAATCGGTCCTAGAGCACATTTAGAATCTATGGGCATTCCAGTGATACAAGACCTAAAAGTCGGGGAATCCCTGTACGATCACATAACATTTCCTTCAattgtatttactttaaattcgaCAAGGTTAACGTTAGTGGAGAAAAAAGTAGCCAACATCGAAAATATGGCACAGTATACTCAATTTGGAGACGGTCCTTTTTCATCCTTAGCTGGAGTTGAAACAATaggatatataaaaactaacgtATCTGATGAAGAAGAGGAATTTCCTGATTTGGAACTAATCGAAGGATGTGCTTCACTTGCTTCAGATGAAGGTACTGCTTTAGCCAGGGGAATTCATATGGCAGACTGGCTATATAGAGATGTTTATAAACCGATAGAAGATATAGAAAGTTTCACAGtactttttatgttattacatCCAAAATCGAAAGGATACTTGAAACTCAGATCAAAAAATCCCTTTGACTATCCCAAGCTTTATGGCAATTATTTGACTCATCCAAAAGATGTTGCAACAATGATAGCCGGTATACGATACGTTATACGGATGGTTAATTCGCCGCCATTTCAAAAGTATGGTGCCACTTTATATACCAAAAAATTTCCTAATTGTAAGCAGTTCGATTTCGGCACCGACAATTACTGGGAATGTGCTCTTAGAACCGTTACAATGACACTGCACCATCAGATCTCCACGTGTAAAATGGGTCCTGCGTCGGATCCCGAAGCTGTAGTAGATCCGGAATTACGTGTATacggaataaaaaaattacgggTAGCGGATAGCAGCATTATACCAAATACTATAGCGGCGCATACAAATGCACCAGCGATTATGATTGGCGAGAAATGTGcagatatgataaaaaatacatggggtttaaattaa